TATGAAAAATAGTATATGGCCATCTTGTTGGCGTTGGAACAGTGGCGCAGCTATCTTCAGAACGCTGAGTTtcacatcatcactgaccaccgCAGTCTCGTGTAGCTCACTGAGCAAAGGCTCCACATCTTGTGGCAGCAGAAAGTGTTTGCCAAACTGGTGGTCTTACAATATAAGATTGTGTCCTGCAAAGGGTCCAAGAATGGCATGGCAGATGCTTTGTCCAGTTGCCCGTTAGCTCAGGTCACTGCTGTTTCTGTGTGTCAACAACAATGGTTTGAGGAGGTTATTGCTTCTTATGCTCAAGATGCTTCTGCCCAAGAGTTGATCACCAAACTCACAGTTCAGGCTAATGCGGTCCCACACTTCACTCTCTGGGACGGTATCCTTCATTACAAGAATAGAATATGGGTGGGGCAAGATACAAAGTTTCAGCTCAAGCTGATATCAGCAATCCATACATCGCCAATCGGTGGGCAAGCTAAGCCTGATCGAACCAAACTGCCGGGCCTTATGTAGCCATTACCTGTACCTGATCGTGCGTGGACAGTCATCTCTATGGATTTCATTGAAGGCTTGCCACCATCTAGAGGGTTTAATTGCATCTTAGTGGTAGTCGATCTCTTCTCCAAGTAAGCTCATTTCTTATCACTCAAGCATCCTGTTGGTGTTTTGGAACCGGAGGTCCTCAACCAACGGgtaaatttgtgctgcgtgctcccgaaccggatggtgatgcaaagaaacataaggtttatactggttcaggcaatcgaggccctacgtccagtctgagagatcgatcttgtattccttgcaccggagtgctcgtagtagggggttacaagctaggtgagagagggagctagccccaggtctcggcggagGTGGTGCGGgttgcttgaggcgttgttctcaagcagcgtggaagcgtgTAGTTCTATTGGGGTGTTCGTCTTTCCGTTTGTTCCCCTCTCCTCAGAAATGgtaccggctacctccttttatagccacaaggaggaagccagaagtacatgagaagtttactatttgctgacgtattctgctccctggagcagcgcggcgtcgtgggagttcccgttgGTGTCTAGTCAGTATGGTCTGCAGGCCGACGACATGCTGTGCTCCTGTACTTTcgttgacttggtgaagtgccgagaCCTGGtggctgaggccgagacccgctgcGCTGAGGCCTTTGCAGTCGGCGATGCGGGGTCTTGGCGGCCATCGTCGTAGTTGATCTAGGCGGAATagtgcggaacgtgcgtctacaggatatggtaccctgtattgtcagtaagggatggtaaaaaggcgatttgaccgttgtcccgtcgctcctgtcgcggcgcactgccgatcgtggcttacgtagtgggtgcagctgggcgcattgattggatgcgacagcccgctagagcgacttttgaggtggaggcgacgaggttgcaggacgagcccagcctcgaacgaggcggagcatggccagctcgcccgaggccctaccgggagtctcgggcgaggcggaactcggtcagttcgctggtcccgaggtcagaggtcacaggaacccagttctgactccccacgtcgtgttcgtccttggtgcaggagtttaggcagcactgtagctggtaacccctgcacagtcccgtcgtggatggcagggcgccgacgtgctggtcatcgtgcgatgacgtcgtagggagccgtggctctgttgatgccgaggccgagccatcgtgggggctcggcgggcatggaccctcaggctgccgagcccctgaagcaaactgccgaggctttggagggaattattggtcctgggtactgattccgaggccacagtatcccacacatggctccccatgctgcgttgttctcggagcaggagtcggcagcacagtgaggcatgggcatcaaccatgtgcatagtggttggcacagtggcgggtaacccctgcccagtcctgcctcctgtcccgtcggccattccgctgtactgtgtcgagcatgcggccgacgtcaggggcagcagttggctgagttaatgcgacacgacgttttttCAGAGGgatgggtgaaggaagaggcagcagagtgctgccgagcccgcctcgcgcgagacggaggtcggcggcccggccgaggcctgcgacgggAGGgtgtcggccgaggccttcggtgggggatcgcccgaggtcagcggtgagggggcctcgggcgagtcggagaatcggccgaggccggcggtgtttagctggtttcgatctttacgaagtctaagcggtcgttttttggttcttgcttagggtaccccttctcacggtatccgacagtagcccccgagccttggggggagtggaggcactccccctgaggttctgacgagaactggctcttgatagttcctgtcgggatgtcgtttttgtactcgaggtttcggtgggtgcgcgcgagcgcacccgccgggtgtagcccctgaggccctggaggagtgatttcacttctccaggggcttttttctctttcgagtgaggggtttttATTGTGTTTGCCAGGCccatgggtgcgagttcggatcgcagggtctcgacgatgctgcggaaagagccccttagcctccgcctggagtgggagggccgtcaggggttcccccggctttttgtacgaccctcgtgcttccttttcgctcggaaggaggggtggaagatgccgtgctaccctcggtgggcacgagcgacggcatttccggtgagctgttatcgggtaagtccgagtggaggcccgtaccccgttcactgggggtcggctagcggtccggagacgcgctccaagaatactggcgggtttctctagtgggtgccgaggccgttcgctgggcctcggtggctcgatgcctccctacggtgggatcccattcggagacctccctgccggtctcggacacgacacagggcgcgctCGTACAGGCTCGTCcgtagtcgtccctaactcttttgccctggggcagctgtcgaaaccccttggggcccagccttcgaacccctggaccgtaacgggcttgggtcatttgtctttatcttgggtgcaggaagagcccccgagcctccgcacggagcgagagggcggtcaggggtcctcctggcttttttgtccgtcccccgcacgtccttttcgctcggacggggggctgtttgccgagcccactcgtgtgcgagcctgagccgctgggtctcggcaaagttgcaggaggagcccccgagtctctcgcacggagcgagagagcggacagaggtccccctggcttttggttcgcccctcgcgcatgagggtctgtctaccgagcccccctcgggtgcgagcctaggtcgtggggtctcggcgtcttttacagaaggagctccctagcctctgcacggagcaagagggccgtcaggagttcttctggctttttgaacgaccctcgcgcttccttttcgctcggaaggagggtttgttttgccgagccccctcgtgtgcgagcccaagtcgctaggcctcggcaatgtttttgcaggaagagtcccttagcctctacgCGGAGCAGAAGGGccatcagggattctcctgactttttattcgaccctcgtgcttccttttcgctcggaaggaggggtggaatatgccacgctaccctcggtgggcgcgagcgatggcatttccggtgagctgttatcaggtgagtccgagtggaggcccgtaccccgttcgctgggggtcggctagcggtccggagacgcgctccaagagtaccggagggtttctctagtgggtgccgaggccgttcgctgggcctcggtggctcggtgcctccctacggtgggatcccattcggagacctccctgccggtctcggacgcaacacagggcgtcccaagcatttcgcttgcttgggcctcggccttgcataggctcgcccgtagtcgcccctgactctgttgccctggggcggctgtcgaaacccctaagggcccagccttcgaacccctggaccgtagcgggctcggtgcccagttcctttgcctgaaaggaatcgggtgggggctatctctctccctacggctaacaacagcaggcgcgtcttttgaggcggctttttcggggaggtaaaacggcgcctgctgctgctgcggttggacgcgacgtggcgtcagccgacgggacgtaactgcacgcgcaattaatgaggagggagtgggcgcgtgggcggtaagaccggatctgggtaaccgcagcggattttttgggaaaactttctcgatttcgtcgcccggtggtttcgtctcgtccctgcataaatacgcaaagagcctcgccctccccctccttaccttttccgcgttcgctttcgctgcctccgtgccgtcgttgagagcatagagcggggaggagaagggcgagagagagactgaaagaaagagggagagagattaccgccgtagcagcgtcctccgccgcgcaatggctggtggtcccgtcatcctcccggcggatccctgggagcggtctgacgtcaccgaggagaagctgcagtcgctcgtggaggccggtcttcttcgcccgatcaccgaccctgacgagccggagtggatcgctctaGGGAACGAGTCAGAGCTGAGGCCGtgtgacggctacgtggtgagcttcgtcgtcttccatgagcgaggcttcgggtcgccggtggatcagttcatgcgggcgctcccgcattactatggcgtggagcttcacaatttcagccccaactccatcgcgcaggcggccatcttcgtcgccgtctgcgaggggtacttggggatcgctccccactgggagttgtggctccacttgttccgagcgacgttcaccaccaagccggggggaacgaggggggctcggaaggtgacgagggccagcggctgcactcttcacgtgcgccaagaccggcagtccctctacatcccggcccagctgtcatcgtccaaccgtcgttggtatgacagctggttctacctccgcaacgacgacggaggacttcccccttataccgagcgggttgtagagagtcagccagagaaatggggatacggcgtcatcaaggtcgatcagcctaggctggaaccgctcttgagggccttggggaagctgcgtgaccgcggcctttcggcggccgtggtcgtggcggcttttcaccgccggagggtgttgccgctgatggcccggcggcggcggctgttcgagatgaccccgagcgATCCGATCgtcggtatcaagatgtccgccttcgcccttaccgacgacgagaccctgcgtcgggtgagagaggcggtagacgggaagccgaagctcgacgatttgatgccgttcccgatgcgcccgtcgcgggggcacatttcactggtaagttggatgttgccgaggctttcgcggccttcttgttttccgccttttttgtttgttgtcttacttcgtcgttcccgcaggggataagagacgtgcgaggctcgccgccgcccgttcccgaggacgctcGGCGGTgagccgtgaacagggcgcgcgccgaggaggagaagaagaagaaagatgccaaggaggcgaagcgcacgaagaagctcctcgcgcgcgaaaagctggacgcccgtcgtcggcgtcagaagctcgacggtctcccgttggagccgtctccctcgccgtcggtgtcggattcttcgggtgATGGCTGCGGGCGCGAGGCGGGGAcagcctgcctggaacacctccccgacattagggagatggtgcccagggcgccggcaaggagcctgacgccccgaggaggaggtgtcccggggccggtggtggcccgtcccggggccgaggccgacacgcccgaggcgcgggtgtcggaggagcgtgccgtcagcccgatgggctcgatggtggaggtggagcgagcgatggtgggggcgaccccattgtctccgcgaagggtcgaggaggtgccggggtccggcgGAGGCTAGCTAGCACCGGTGGACATGGAGGCCGTGTtgctgctgccaccgccgccattgcagaggaggctggcggtgtcgaagcggctgcatccccgttcacGGTAAGCGTCTTTTTCTGGTGGAgttcgtagtacttcttgtttgcccattggtcgcatgctgaccctgggagtgtctttgcttccagccagaagcatctggtggaagatcctgccttggcgccccgtaaggcgctcaaggtgaacgttagctcctccgcccatcaggcagcggaggcgcaggctggcgtacAGCGTGGCGCGACGTCGGGCGGGGctgtttcggaggaggcggctgcccaggaaaagggtgccgaggcggccgtgGAGCGAGTGGaagaggaggagcccacgccccgcgatgtcgtgggtcttggggcgaaggaggctggggcgtccaccatcgccgaggccattgagggtgaggccggagcccccaaggcctccgaagtcagggcggtTGACGCCGGGGCCGACGAGGTAGAgacggcggaggccagagcccccgggtccgtcgaggccgaggcgatggagatggagacggagcaagttttggcgccgcccctggtacaggcaatctcgtctgatgattcctcccatgggaaggaggcggcggacgtcgaggcggccagtaccgcggagcagccagtccTAGATCCctccgaggggagttcggcccttgtccggctacggcccgagccctgtgggtggaacttcccgcgtgttttctggcggaaccgggctgaccccgagggggagcccgtgttcacccttgaagataccgcagagggggggcattgggacaccctcgagcagtaccgccaattggcagtgcggtcgctggagacagcgatgactattatgaggcgggacttgcccggtgtcacacaggtaagtactttcctctctcgtgccgcgttgttttctctccgagccccctcgcagtgtttgacgtgcgttttttgttttgcctccttaggagctcgagacctgatcccttgggaaatcggtgttcctgcgaaatgagagggatatctgggaccaactccggcggcagaagggcctgcttgccgatgcccaggggcttttgtcggcacggagtgcggaagtggaggacctccgccttcgttgtgctgacattcaggccgagttggccacggctaaggagcagtccgcccctctggtggcgaagatcaaggaactggaggaggagcgagactccttcaggtctcgggcccaagaagcgatggcctctgccaaggtcacagccgggcagctgggtgcggagcagagcgagcatcaggcgacgaaagtcgccttggcagaggctaccaaggcggccgaggcctctcgggtcgaggccttagactggaagagcaaggccgagaGTAAGTTCCGCTTGAACCGTGCTCCTTGTTCTTTTTGTCCTGGTttgcgtttgactcctgaccccttatcgcgacgtagatctggagaaagaagcctcccaggcggctgaggcctctgtcgcagcgcaagcggcgctggatgttgaggtccgggagcacgaggcgctgcgcagcgctgtccgtaccacctgcgaggccctggacgtcgagggagtccaatcagccagctcccttgggagccgcctgattgcgttgagcagccgcgtccacgagaggctccaggaggcgttgcacacgggcgtcaagcgcgccctggccgtcgtctcctcgcactacgccatcaacctcgaggctgtcagcgacggctacgtgttgccagaagatgacgaggaggctgatgcggaggtcgtgaagctgttggaggcggctgaggcacctggcacagcgctggccggtctatttgaagaagaggtggtccctcccgcgccggccgccgacccttgagctttgacctgggccaaaaggggccatgtaatcggattgagttagttgccatACCGTGAcatttttgtggccgtcgaggcctttaaagtttttgcgtatgtgcgtcttttaaccgttttctgttctacttccgagcctgttCCCTCTGTCTcaatcttgggaacccgcaaaggaattcctcggaacctaagccgtcctttggcgaagggtggtgagggagctgccgtagcccagaggcgtaggccgttctcatgactcaaccggccctttggcctcgagacaagcttttggtctttgggtttcttgtgaaggtcccgtcggagcgcgagagagtttggcgtagaaattttttgaaagaccattaacaaacggtgttcggggcttagggggttccccctttatagcccctgagggaggctcggcttttgcagaggcagagccgagtctcccttatagtgctATTGTGgcgtcgagcccctattgatagacaagctctctgtacagaacttcctcggagcctacgctgtcctttgggtgaaaaggtggtgagggagctgccgtagcccggaggcgtatgccattctcacggctcggccggccttttcacctttgagacgatcgttcggtccttaggttctatacaatcgacttgtctataagggggttcctcgaaagattataacaactaagaacgcttttttattgtatttcgagaaacaatgtaaacaacgtttggaaatttaagggtagaaacaacgtagctgttctatgttccaagcgttggtgaagatttcgcccttctcgttggctaacttgtaggtcccgggcttcagtacttgagcgacgatgtatggcccttcccagggtggggtcagcttgtggcggcccttgttgctctgccttagtctcagcaccaggtcgcccaccttcaggtctcggctttggacgcgccaGGCTTggtagcatcgtagggcttgctggtatctggccgagtgtagcagcgcgacgtcttgggcttcctccagttggtcgagggcgtcttcgcgggcagtgcggttgctttgctcgttgtaggcctgtagtctcggggaaccgtattccaggtcagtggggaggatggcctcggcccca
Above is a genomic segment from Miscanthus floridulus cultivar M001 chromosome 3, ASM1932011v1, whole genome shotgun sequence containing:
- the LOC136547159 gene encoding uncharacterized protein gives rise to the protein MRALPHYYGVELHNFSPNSIAQAAIFVAVCEGYLGIAPHWELWLHLFRATFTTKPGGTRGARKVTRASGCTLHVRQDRQSLYIPAQLSSSNRRWYDSWFYLRNDDGGLPPYTERVVESQPEKWGYGVIKVDQPRLEPLLRALGKLRDRGLSAAVVVAAFHRRRVLPLMARRRRLFEMTPSDPIVGIKMSAFALTDDETLRRVREAVDGKPKLDDLMPFPMRPSRGHISLGIRDVRGSPPPVPEDARR